Proteins encoded together in one Oncorhynchus masou masou isolate Uvic2021 chromosome 3, UVic_Omas_1.1, whole genome shotgun sequence window:
- the LOC135514444 gene encoding brefeldin A-inhibited guanine nucleotide-exchange protein 1-like: MTTTCNHALYAICDVFTQYFEFLSDILLDHILSQLYWCVQQDNEQLAHSGTCIENVVILNGVKFHPEMWDKTCNFMLDIFKTTIPHA; the protein is encoded by the exons ATGACCACCACCTGTAACCATGCACTTTACGCCATCTGTGATgtcttcactcagtactttgagTTTCTCAGTGATATTCTCCTGGACCATATCCTGTCTCAACTGTACTGGTGTGTACAGCAAG acaacGAGCAGCTGGCGCACTCAGGGACCTGTATAGAAAACGTGGTCATTCTGAACGGAGTGAAGTTCCACCCAGAGATGTGGGACAAAACCTGCAACTTTATGCTGGACATCTTCAAAACAACCATCCCTCATGCATAA